The nucleotide sequence GTAACTGACATAGGGCTTCAGCCGGGAACGATTTTCACGTTCCTCCTTTGTCATCTTAGAACGATACATCATACCCCCCTTTCTGTTATATAACTACTATACCAGAAAAAGGGGGAAAGTCAAGCCCCGCTGCCAATACGAATCTGCTCGGTAATTATTCGGAAGAAAAAAGATTATAAAATTGAAAATTTAGGCGTGTTTGAAATTTCAGTTGCGGAACCGCTGCCGGGCCGGCCGTTCTCCCCTTCTCAAGGAATCTCTTTTCGAATTCCTGGATTTCTAAGGATGTTTCTCGATTCTGAAGTGAAACGCCTTTGTTCCTTCCCTCCTGAACTCACGGCGTGAGCCTCACCCGCCCCGGATTCTTTGATCGATCCGGTTCATTGTTCCTTCCCTCCTGAACTCACGGCGTGAGCCTCACCCGCCCCGGATTCTTTGATCGATCCGGTTCATGGCCGCCAGAAGAAAGCCCAGAGCGATAAAGGCCCCGGGTGGGAGAACCATCACCAAAAAGGGGAGAAAAGACCCACCCAGAAGAGGGACGGAAAAGAGAGTACCGTTGCCGAGAATCTCCCGGACACTTCCCAAAACCGTCAGAGAGAGGGTGAAACCGATTCCCATTCCAAGCCCGTCGGCCACTGAGGATACGACGGGGTTCTTGGAGGCAAATGCCTCGGCCCGTCCCAGGATGATGCAATTGACGACGATCAGCGGGATGAACACCCCGAGTGTCTTGTGGAGTTGGAAGAAGAATCCCGCCATCACCA is from Deltaproteobacteria bacterium and encodes:
- a CDS encoding electron transport complex subunit E — protein: MGVTAEFFKGLWKENPIFRLVLGMCPTLAVTTAAINGIAMGLATTFVLVCSNLVVSLIRNVIPSRVRLPSFIVVIASFVTIVDLVMAGFFFQLHKTLGVFIPLIVVNCIILGRAEAFASKNPVVSSVADGLGMGIGFTLSLTVLGSVREILGNGTLFSVPLLGGSFLPFLVMVLPPGAFIALGFLLAAMNRIDQRIRGG